One part of the Humulus lupulus chromosome 9, drHumLupu1.1, whole genome shotgun sequence genome encodes these proteins:
- the LOC133800385 gene encoding uncharacterized protein LOC133800385, which produces MHYILAHCHNLQCGGNFGATRTTTKVLQSGFYWPTSFKDANSFVKAYDRCQHTSNNSRRNEMPLNVILEVELFDVWGIDFMGPFPSSYNNEYILLAVDYVSKWVEAAATKTNDGKIVLNFLHKHIFTRFGTPRALISDEGSHFVNKQLDALLARYGVYHHTALPYHPQSNGQAEISNREVKSILEKTVDSSRKN; this is translated from the coding sequence ATGCATTATATTCTTGCCCACTGCCACAATTTACAATGTGGTGGGAATTTTGGAGCCACAAGAACAACAACTAAGGTATTGCAGAGTGGTTTTTACTGGCCAACCTCATTTAAAGATGCTAATTCTTTTGTGAAGGCTTATGATCGATGTCAGCACACTAGTAATAACTCAAGGAGAAATGAGATGCCCCTCAATGTGattttggaagttgagttgtttgatgtttggggcattgacttcATGGGTCCATTTCCATCGTCTTACAATAATGAGTATATCCTGCTAGCAGTTGATTATGTGTCCAAATGGGTAGAAGCTGCTGCTACGAAGACCAATGACGGTAAAATTGTATTGAACTTTCTCCATAAACACATTTTCACTCGTTTTGGTACACCCCGAGCTCTCATTAGtgatgaagggagtcattttgTCAACAAACAACTTGATGCACTTTTAGCTCGCTACGGTGTATACCACCACACTGCATTGCCATATCACCCCCAATCAAATGGCCAAGCTGAAATTTCAAACAGGGAGGTGAAAAGTATCCTTGAAAAGACTGTGGATAGTTCAAGGAAAAACTAG